The following proteins come from a genomic window of Pseudomonadota bacterium:
- the lpxK gene encoding tetraacyldisaccharide 4'-kinase, which produces MKTPKFWQKKEWRSNVLLPVSWVYRALSLTDLTLKGLLAQSVSVPVISVGNVTAGGSGKTPIVMALAGYFHEKGEKVAILSRGYGAQDKTCRKIAPYEHACDAGDEPVMMATEMPYVDVWVSPNRIKSASHAIKEGATLILLDDGFQHKKLKRTIDLVCIKSLGNNRMLPAGPLREPLSALKRADAVIWTGTKTRKVSPRTFQIKSISTAPKTKTNKWVAFCALGAPDHFFRSLRKSGAKLVETVAFADHATYEEAEEIMLQELAEKKGADLITTAKDAVKLSKPFMKHCTIAGHELDPKGIQELGEFLSEELKNKKKSK; this is translated from the coding sequence ATGAAAACACCTAAGTTCTGGCAAAAGAAAGAGTGGCGTTCAAACGTCCTTTTGCCTGTGTCTTGGGTCTATCGCGCACTCAGCCTAACAGACCTCACACTTAAAGGCCTCCTCGCACAGTCTGTTTCTGTACCTGTGATCTCGGTTGGGAATGTAACAGCTGGCGGCAGCGGCAAAACACCTATTGTGATGGCTCTTGCGGGCTACTTCCATGAAAAAGGCGAAAAAGTCGCTATTTTGAGCCGTGGCTACGGGGCACAAGACAAAACATGCCGCAAGATTGCTCCCTATGAACATGCCTGTGACGCAGGTGACGAGCCTGTTATGATGGCAACAGAAATGCCTTACGTAGATGTTTGGGTCAGCCCAAACCGTATAAAATCTGCAAGCCATGCTATTAAAGAAGGCGCCACATTGATTCTACTTGATGATGGCTTCCAGCACAAAAAGCTCAAACGTACAATTGATCTTGTGTGTATTAAGTCTCTTGGCAACAACCGTATGCTACCGGCAGGGCCACTCAGAGAGCCTCTGAGTGCCTTAAAACGTGCAGATGCTGTGATATGGACAGGTACAAAAACACGCAAAGTGAGCCCACGCACGTTCCAAATTAAGAGTATTTCAACAGCACCTAAAACCAAAACAAATAAGTGGGTTGCCTTTTGCGCCCTAGGCGCGCCTGACCATTTCTTTAGATCCTTGAGAAAATCTGGGGCCAAACTTGTTGAAACCGTAGCCTTTGCAGACCATGCCACATATGAAGAAGCAGAAGAAATTATGCTACAAGAGCTTGCTGAGAAGAAAGGTGCGGACCTGATTACGACAGCAAAAGACGCTGTAAAGCTCAGCAAACCATTTATGAAGCACTGCACCATTGCAGGGCATGAGCTTGACCCTAAAGGCATTCAAGAGCTTGGCGAGTTCCTTTCAGAAGAGCTTAAAAACAAGAAAAAATCAAAATAG
- the xseA gene encoding exodeoxyribonuclease VII large subunit — MDLFDYIESKEDEKAEAVAKEKAKPAPQAASKPAPKEEVPAPEPTPNHLTVSQLANQLRMLVEKNFFSVAVEGEISSLKLAASGHAYLRLKDNDSVINAVMWRGTVDKLRAMGMRLEDGLQVVARGKVSTFGARSEYQLVISSLELAGEGALMMRYEALKKQLTEEGLFAENLKKPLPYLPKRIGIITSPQGAVIHDMLHRLTARFPIPVVFEAVSVQGVGSKEAVVEAIGRMNALTGTERPDVLIVARGGGSLEDLWTFNEEDVVRAVAASDIPVISGVGHEPDVTLCDFAADKRAPTPTAAAEMVVPVKSDIAQGLARVLHQLTKDVKQQLDRKRQHVTLLKQRLPNPVSKLQQDKMRLDYAYEKLVERAKRQRENRQIVLGRYAGKLDPVRLTSLCNVKKQSLETVSPKVFYKALKGQLKTRTDRLEYMLKHMEALRPDAPLSRGFAYITGEDGTLIKSSSLAPEKIKIHFSDGVRSATVDAVEPTK; from the coding sequence ATGGATTTATTTGATTACATTGAATCTAAAGAAGATGAAAAGGCTGAGGCGGTAGCAAAAGAGAAAGCAAAGCCAGCCCCTCAAGCGGCTTCTAAACCTGCTCCTAAAGAAGAGGTTCCTGCACCTGAGCCAACACCGAATCATCTGACAGTTTCTCAACTTGCAAATCAACTGCGCATGCTGGTTGAAAAAAACTTCTTTAGTGTGGCTGTTGAGGGTGAGATTTCTTCTCTGAAACTTGCCGCATCAGGCCATGCGTACCTACGCCTTAAAGATAATGACAGTGTAATTAACGCCGTTATGTGGCGCGGTACTGTTGATAAGCTTCGTGCGATGGGTATGCGCCTTGAAGACGGCCTTCAGGTGGTTGCTCGCGGTAAGGTGAGTACGTTTGGTGCACGTAGTGAATATCAACTTGTGATTTCAAGTTTAGAGCTTGCAGGTGAGGGCGCACTCATGATGCGCTATGAAGCTTTAAAGAAGCAACTGACTGAAGAGGGGCTGTTTGCTGAAAACCTGAAAAAGCCTCTGCCATATTTACCAAAACGTATTGGTATTATTACATCCCCGCAAGGTGCGGTGATTCACGATATGTTGCACCGTCTTACAGCGCGTTTTCCAATTCCTGTTGTGTTTGAGGCTGTGAGCGTACAGGGCGTAGGCTCTAAAGAAGCTGTTGTTGAAGCGATTGGGCGTATGAATGCACTCACAGGTACGGAGCGTCCAGATGTGCTGATTGTAGCGCGTGGTGGTGGTAGCCTCGAAGACCTTTGGACGTTTAATGAAGAAGATGTTGTGCGTGCTGTGGCGGCTTCTGATATTCCTGTGATTAGTGGTGTGGGCCATGAACCTGATGTAACGCTTTGTGATTTTGCTGCAGATAAACGTGCGCCAACACCAACAGCTGCCGCTGAAATGGTCGTGCCTGTTAAGAGTGATATTGCTCAGGGGCTTGCGCGCGTGCTTCATCAGCTCACAAAGGATGTGAAACAACAGCTAGATCGTAAGCGTCAGCATGTGACGCTCCTTAAGCAAAGGCTTCCAAACCCTGTAAGTAAGCTTCAACAGGATAAAATGCGCCTAGACTATGCTTATGAAAAGCTTGTAGAGCGTGCAAAACGGCAGAGAGAAAACCGCCAAATTGTATTGGGTCGTTACGCTGGTAAGCTTGATCCAGTTCGTCTGACATCGCTTTGTAACGTCAAAAAACAGAGTTTAGAGACCGTTTCTCCAAAAGTTTTTTATAAGGCGTTGAAAGGGCAGTTAAAAACCAGAACAGATCGTCTGGAATATATGCTCAAGCATATGGAAGCCTTAAGGCCTGATGCGCCACTAAGCCGCGGATTTGCTTACATTACAGGCGAAGATGGTACCCTCATAAAGTCGTCAAGTCTTGCACCAGAAAAAATTAAAATTCACTTTTCAGACGGTGTACGCTCTGCTACGGTGGATGCCGTTGAACCCACAAAATAG
- a CDS encoding class I SAM-dependent methyltransferase: MKLNTLERFVVNSAPRAWVQEFIEIPKMLKHAPLPDEPHVLEVGCGRGRGLKALHKILNPAKLHGFDFDQKQVARARKICPEAYSWHGALPKIPANQGTYDGVFDFGVLHHIENWQEALEAMVDVTKTGGHIYILEYYKAFICNPLIKNLLDHPQDNRFSHTELIEECKKHGLAVLHDHHKFNAMGMVILQKTEPVQ, from the coding sequence ATGAAACTCAACACACTTGAACGATTCGTTGTCAACTCAGCCCCACGTGCATGGGTTCAAGAGTTTATTGAAATTCCTAAAATGTTAAAACATGCCCCTCTTCCTGATGAACCCCACGTTCTTGAAGTTGGGTGTGGCAGAGGCCGAGGCCTCAAAGCCCTTCATAAAATTTTAAACCCTGCCAAACTACACGGGTTTGACTTTGACCAAAAACAGGTTGCACGTGCTCGTAAAATTTGCCCTGAAGCTTACAGCTGGCACGGTGCTCTGCCAAAAATTCCAGCCAACCAAGGGACATATGATGGCGTTTTTGACTTTGGTGTGCTGCACCATATTGAGAATTGGCAAGAAGCCCTAGAAGCAATGGTCGATGTGACAAAGACTGGCGGCCATATTTATATTCTTGAATATTACAAAGCCTTTATTTGTAATCCGCTGATTAAAAATCTATTAGACCATCCTCAAGATAATCGTTTTTCACATACCGAACTCATTGAAGAATGCAAAAAGCACGGCCTTGCCGTGCTTCATGACCATCACAAGTTTAATGCGATGGGAATGGTTATTTTACAGAAAACAGAACCTGTTCAATAA
- a CDS encoding M23 family metallopeptidase — MTLRTTLFLLLSVIGTSLHAFASPLISTDGVFRQGGFVYGEVPKGATVKLGTIQTTVGEDGTFFAPIPRKSDAVLELSVKLASGEVMTQPLVIEPQEYKTQKINGIPKRKVNPNPDDLKRIKNDKSQILAARKSFRDDKAFMQNFIQPVDGYRISGVYGSRRVFNGEERSWHKGTDFAAPTGTPVKAPADGIVTLALADSFFNGNLIILDHGHQVYTIYAHLDKMDVVAGDAVKQGVKIGEVGSTGRSTGPHLHWGLYWRNMALDPNLLLLNTEDAS, encoded by the coding sequence ATGACGTTAAGAACTACGCTATTTCTACTTCTTTCAGTAATTGGAACTTCACTCCACGCCTTTGCATCTCCTCTTATCTCAACAGATGGAGTTTTCAGACAAGGTGGTTTTGTGTATGGAGAAGTGCCCAAAGGTGCAACCGTTAAGCTTGGTACAATTCAGACGACAGTTGGCGAGGATGGCACTTTCTTTGCGCCAATTCCAAGAAAATCAGACGCTGTGCTAGAGCTTTCTGTAAAGCTTGCAAGCGGTGAAGTGATGACACAGCCACTTGTGATTGAGCCTCAAGAATATAAAACTCAAAAAATTAACGGTATTCCAAAGCGTAAAGTGAATCCTAATCCGGATGACTTAAAGCGTATTAAAAATGATAAAAGCCAGATTCTGGCAGCACGTAAAAGCTTTAGAGATGATAAAGCCTTTATGCAGAACTTTATTCAACCTGTGGATGGATACCGCATCAGTGGTGTGTATGGTAGTCGTCGTGTATTTAACGGGGAAGAGCGCAGCTGGCATAAAGGGACAGATTTTGCTGCACCAACAGGCACGCCTGTTAAAGCGCCGGCAGACGGTATTGTGACGCTCGCTCTTGCTGATTCTTTCTTTAACGGGAACTTGATTATTTTGGATCATGGTCATCAGGTTTACACCATTTATGCTCACCTTGATAAAATGGATGTGGTGGCAGGGGACGCGGTTAAGCAAGGCGTTAAAATTGGTGAAGTCGGTTCAACGGGGAGATCGACAGGACCACACTTGCATTGGGGGCTTTACTGGCGCAATATGGCGCTTGATCCAAACTTACTACTTTTAAACACGGAGGATGCATCATGA
- a CDS encoding DUF3035 domain-containing protein, giving the protein MKKYIVAFSAVALSACGGITSKTAPDELAVIEGPSLAIPPSYDLRPPRSGEEQSYEERRAARDILLSSEGAKVESTSPDSWLIDAAGGSARNPNIREELERELEAKAEKKEEKKKKGWFGRMIADDEDA; this is encoded by the coding sequence ATGAAGAAATATATTGTCGCATTTTCTGCAGTGGCGCTGAGCGCTTGCGGAGGCATTACATCAAAAACAGCACCAGATGAGCTGGCGGTTATTGAAGGGCCATCTTTGGCAATTCCTCCAAGCTACGACCTTCGTCCACCACGCAGTGGTGAAGAGCAGTCATACGAAGAGCGTCGTGCTGCACGTGATATTCTTCTTTCAAGCGAAGGCGCTAAGGTTGAGTCAACAAGCCCAGATAGCTGGCTGATTGATGCAGCGGGCGGTAGCGCACGTAACCCAAACATTCGTGAAGAACTTGAGCGTGAGCTAGAAGCTAAGGCTGAGAAAAAAGAAGAGAAGAAGAAAAAGGGCTGGTTTGGCCGTATGATCGCAGACGATGAGGATGCGTAA
- a CDS encoding lysophospholipid acyltransferase family protein, with product MKNIKYYGLAIIILLYSWIIRLTCKIQVQNRDALDRFWKDDKPVMMPVWHGRLFFFTIMPQFRHPVTAMISLHKDGRMVAAYAKFRKTHVVDGSSSTGAIKAMKAMIDAGKNGHTLLTTPDGPRGPAYKLSRGTLEMGRLSGLPIVPLCGTSTKAKILKSWDNFMIPLPFSTITIHISEPHHCPFKSDKEQRQSHADILEKAMRTQIEWLDDYHGPIKK from the coding sequence ATGAAGAACATTAAATACTACGGCCTCGCAATTATTATCCTGCTCTATAGCTGGATTATTCGTCTAACTTGTAAAATTCAAGTTCAAAACCGCGACGCACTGGATCGTTTTTGGAAAGATGACAAACCTGTAATGATGCCTGTTTGGCATGGTCGCCTGTTCTTCTTTACGATTATGCCGCAGTTTAGACACCCCGTCACAGCCATGATTTCTCTGCATAAAGATGGCCGTATGGTTGCCGCTTATGCCAAATTCAGAAAAACACATGTTGTAGATGGATCAAGCAGCACGGGCGCAATCAAAGCCATGAAAGCCATGATTGATGCGGGTAAAAATGGCCATACGCTTCTCACAACACCTGATGGTCCTCGCGGCCCAGCTTATAAACTCAGCCGAGGCACACTTGAAATGGGACGCCTTTCAGGCCTACCTATCGTGCCACTCTGCGGTACATCCACAAAAGCAAAAATTTTGAAAAGTTGGGATAACTTTATGATCCCCCTACCCTTTTCAACAATTACCATTCATATTAGTGAACCACACCACTGTCCTTTCAAGAGCGATAAAGAACAACGACAATCCCATGCTGATATCCTTGAAAAGGCTATGCGTACGCAAATTGAATGGCTTGATGATTACCACGGGCCTATCAAAAAATGA
- the ileS gene encoding isoleucine--tRNA ligase — protein MADKELRQTLNLPETDFPMRAGLPKREPEWVKNWLEEDIYGQIRKARKGSPSFILHLGPPYANGRFHMGHVLSYVLKDLVVRSKTMQGFDAPFVPGWDCHGLPIEWKVETELREKGKSKDDLSTKELRKLCRDYAQKWVNAQKEDWQRMGCLGDWDEPYLTMNPRNEAGMVRELGRLFEKGYVYKGVKSVMWSPVEETALAEAEVDYKDKDSTAIFVALPVKGSDESEPNEFVVIWTTTPWTMPANRAVAYGVDFEYSLVEVKQAHEKAVAKAGQKYWFATDLLESATKYCGMEEFEVIKTQKGSDFEGVVLSHPFYDRESPMIEGFHVTTDGGTGFVHIAPAHGAEDFQIGREVGLELECQVLGDGTYSETVADLGATGVTLSGKSIWDAQKDIIAEMTERGTLLRWYKYTHSYPHSWRSKAPVIFRTTPQWFVGLDNDKNLRGETLKEIDTVEWIPAYGRNRIYSMIENRPDWCISRQRKWGVPITLFVHKHTGEVVNDAVLFEHIASLVENETIDAWDSRIEEGRMAELFPAGWLESKGLSLDDLEPQRDILDVWFDSGTTHAHVMRAENERDGENSRFHRTDGKRPADVYWEGSDQHRGWFHSSLLESVASYGEAPYETVLTHGFVVDGKGMKMSKSIGNGVEPQELLAKYGMDIVRLWVSSADYTEDIRYSDEIMSGIADGYRRFRNTFRYLIGNLSDFNAETDTVAYADLPELEKWVLARLAGVLKEVKEAYNAYTFHKAYRALYNFCATDLSNIYFDIRKDVLYCDAKSGQRRRSVQTVLMALLTEITTHLAPMMPFTTDEVWKSRFGESETVHLAEWNDIPADWQNEAVLEQFEPFWTLREQVNLKVEALRSEGTVGSNLDVAITLPASAEEMNLPLAELLIVSQANFSGDEIVASKASGEKCPRCWSYHETMHAAHDHVCQRCGEALDGLEAQGAAA, from the coding sequence ATGGCTGATAAAGAGCTGAGACAAACCTTGAATCTTCCTGAAACTGATTTTCCCATGCGTGCAGGGCTGCCAAAGCGTGAGCCTGAGTGGGTAAAAAACTGGCTAGAGGAAGATATTTACGGGCAAATTAGAAAAGCACGTAAAGGGTCTCCAAGCTTTATTCTGCATTTGGGCCCTCCATATGCTAACGGCCGTTTCCACATGGGACACGTCCTCAGTTACGTTCTTAAAGACTTGGTTGTACGCTCTAAAACTATGCAAGGTTTTGATGCGCCTTTCGTTCCGGGTTGGGACTGTCATGGTCTACCCATTGAGTGGAAGGTTGAAACTGAGCTCCGCGAAAAAGGGAAAAGCAAAGATGATCTTTCAACAAAAGAGCTTCGTAAGCTTTGCCGTGATTATGCTCAGAAGTGGGTGAATGCTCAAAAAGAAGACTGGCAGCGTATGGGTTGCCTTGGCGATTGGGATGAGCCTTACTTGACAATGAACCCGAGAAACGAAGCCGGCATGGTGCGTGAGCTTGGCCGCCTATTTGAAAAAGGCTATGTGTACAAAGGCGTAAAATCAGTGATGTGGTCACCTGTTGAAGAAACAGCCCTTGCTGAAGCAGAGGTAGATTACAAAGATAAAGATTCAACAGCGATCTTTGTGGCACTTCCTGTAAAAGGCTCAGATGAAAGTGAGCCAAACGAGTTTGTTGTGATTTGGACAACAACACCTTGGACTATGCCAGCTAACCGCGCCGTTGCTTACGGTGTAGATTTTGAGTACAGCCTTGTTGAAGTAAAACAAGCCCATGAAAAAGCTGTAGCAAAAGCAGGCCAGAAATACTGGTTTGCGACAGACCTTCTTGAAAGTGCGACAAAGTACTGTGGCATGGAAGAGTTTGAGGTGATCAAAACGCAAAAAGGTTCAGATTTTGAAGGTGTGGTTCTTTCACATCCATTCTATGACCGTGAATCTCCAATGATTGAAGGTTTCCACGTGACAACAGATGGCGGTACAGGTTTTGTACATATCGCCCCTGCACATGGTGCGGAAGACTTCCAGATTGGTCGTGAAGTTGGTCTTGAGCTTGAGTGTCAAGTGCTTGGCGATGGAACATACAGTGAAACTGTTGCAGACCTAGGGGCAACAGGTGTTACGCTTTCAGGTAAAAGCATCTGGGACGCGCAGAAAGACATCATCGCAGAGATGACAGAGCGCGGCACGCTTCTACGTTGGTACAAGTACACACACAGCTATCCACATAGCTGGAGAAGTAAAGCCCCTGTAATTTTCCGTACAACGCCTCAATGGTTTGTTGGTCTAGATAATGATAAAAACCTACGTGGTGAAACACTTAAAGAGATCGATACGGTTGAGTGGATCCCTGCGTATGGTCGTAACCGTATTTACAGCATGATTGAGAACCGTCCGGACTGGTGTATTTCTCGCCAGCGTAAATGGGGTGTGCCAATCACTCTGTTCGTGCATAAGCATACAGGTGAAGTGGTGAATGATGCAGTTCTATTTGAGCACATTGCAAGCCTTGTTGAGAATGAAACAATTGATGCATGGGATAGCCGTATTGAAGAAGGCCGCATGGCGGAACTCTTCCCTGCAGGCTGGTTAGAGAGCAAAGGCCTCAGCCTTGATGACCTTGAGCCGCAGCGCGACATTCTAGATGTATGGTTTGATAGTGGCACAACACACGCTCACGTCATGCGTGCTGAAAACGAGCGTGATGGTGAAAACAGCCGTTTCCACCGCACAGATGGCAAACGTCCTGCAGATGTGTACTGGGAAGGTTCTGACCAGCACCGCGGTTGGTTCCATAGCTCACTCCTTGAATCAGTTGCCAGCTACGGTGAAGCGCCGTATGAAACTGTCCTCACGCACGGTTTTGTGGTGGATGGTAAAGGTATGAAGATGAGTAAATCCATCGGTAACGGTGTAGAGCCGCAAGAGCTCCTTGCAAAGTACGGTATGGATATTGTTCGTCTTTGGGTTTCAAGCGCAGATTACACAGAAGACATTCGTTACAGTGATGAAATCATGAGCGGTATTGCTGATGGTTACCGTCGTTTCCGTAATACATTCCGTTACCTGATTGGGAACCTATCTGACTTTAACGCAGAAACAGATACGGTAGCTTACGCAGATCTTCCAGAGCTTGAAAAGTGGGTGCTTGCCCGCCTTGCAGGTGTGCTGAAAGAAGTGAAGGAAGCGTACAACGCGTACACATTCCACAAAGCTTACCGTGCGCTGTACAACTTCTGTGCGACGGATCTATCTAACATCTACTTCGATATCCGTAAGGATGTGCTGTACTGTGATGCAAAATCTGGTCAGCGTCGTCGTAGTGTGCAAACTGTGTTGATGGCTCTGCTCACAGAAATCACAACGCACCTTGCGCCAATGATGCCGTTTACAACAGATGAAGTTTGGAAGAGCCGCTTTGGTGAATCTGAAACAGTGCATCTTGCTGAATGGAATGACATCCCAGCAGATTGGCAAAATGAAGCGGTTCTTGAGCAGTTTGAACCTTTCTGGACACTGCGTGAGCAAGTCAACCTAAAGGTTGAAGCCCTACGTAGTGAAGGGACTGTCGGTTCTAACCTTGATGTTGCCATTACACTTCCTGCTTCAGCAGAAGAGATGAACTTGCCGCTTGCTGAGCTGCTCATTGTATCTCAAGCAAATTTCTCAGGTGATGAGATTGTTGCAAGCAAAGCTTCTGGTGAAAAATGCCCACGTTGCTGGAGCTACCATGAAACAATGCACGCTGCACATGACCATGTTTGCCAGCGCTGTGGTGAGGCGCTCGACGGCCTTGAAGCACAAGGTGCGGCAGCTTAA
- a CDS encoding glycosyltransferase N-terminal domain-containing protein produces MIWLYRTLWVVFGPLIDIAFCIRLYKGKEKWNKLPERLGFPKTGRPCGDILWIHGASVGEMKSLFPLVSALCEKLPEATVLLTSGTVTSAELVAKQLPTWNGQVIHQMAPLDFGLSVHAFLKHWQPKMSVFVESEFWPEYLKQAPNPMLINARVTARSYKKFKKFNFFFGPLLARLTGALSQTDEISERLRNLGVHNVETAPNIKVDAPLEEPDAEQLAKFKKMINGRPVLCFASTHQPEDDIIAMIHRGLREDIPDLISIVVPRHPERGEHIAEFFTPLGIITRRRSLAEGIDKQTDIFVADSLGEMPLWYSLADAVIVGGSVFPHGGQNPLEPLKMGKVVLCGEYMFNFDSLLTPLKPYKTPECYADLTELKKRALHVLTDKTLKTKLEKNNIKAAASLSGGTETAMLAILKAWENAS; encoded by the coding sequence ATGATCTGGCTTTACCGCACATTGTGGGTGGTTTTTGGACCTCTTATTGATATTGCATTCTGCATTCGCCTTTATAAAGGTAAAGAAAAGTGGAATAAACTTCCTGAACGTCTTGGCTTCCCAAAAACAGGGCGCCCATGTGGCGATATTCTGTGGATTCATGGTGCCAGTGTTGGTGAAATGAAAAGCCTTTTCCCTCTTGTCAGCGCACTTTGTGAAAAATTGCCAGAAGCAACAGTTCTACTTACCAGTGGCACAGTGACTTCTGCTGAGCTTGTTGCCAAACAACTGCCAACATGGAACGGACAAGTCATTCATCAAATGGCGCCCCTCGATTTTGGTCTATCTGTTCACGCCTTCCTCAAGCACTGGCAACCGAAAATGAGTGTGTTTGTTGAAAGTGAGTTTTGGCCTGAATATCTCAAACAAGCGCCAAACCCAATGCTCATCAATGCGCGTGTGACAGCGAGATCTTATAAGAAATTCAAGAAGTTTAACTTCTTCTTTGGCCCCCTACTCGCACGCCTCACAGGCGCTCTTTCACAAACAGATGAAATCTCTGAAAGGCTCAGAAACCTTGGTGTACACAATGTAGAAACAGCACCAAACATTAAAGTTGATGCCCCTCTTGAAGAGCCTGATGCGGAGCAGCTTGCAAAGTTTAAGAAAATGATTAACGGCCGCCCTGTCCTTTGCTTTGCCAGCACACACCAGCCAGAAGATGACATTATAGCCATGATTCATAGAGGCCTAAGAGAAGACATTCCAGACCTCATTAGCATTGTTGTACCACGCCACCCAGAGCGCGGAGAACACATTGCTGAGTTTTTCACACCTCTTGGAATTATCACAAGGAGGCGTAGTTTAGCTGAAGGAATTGACAAACAAACTGACATTTTCGTGGCAGATAGCCTTGGCGAAATGCCACTTTGGTACAGTCTCGCTGACGCTGTAATCGTTGGTGGCAGTGTCTTTCCGCACGGTGGGCAGAATCCGCTTGAGCCCCTAAAAATGGGTAAAGTGGTCCTGTGTGGTGAATATATGTTCAATTTTGACTCCCTCTTAACTCCGCTAAAACCCTATAAAACACCGGAATGCTATGCGGATTTAACTGAACTCAAAAAGAGGGCCCTTCATGTTTTGACAGACAAGACGCTCAAAACAAAACTAGAGAAGAATAATATAAAAGCAGCAGCCAGCCTATCTGGCGGGACTGAGACAGCCATGCTTGCCATTTTAAAGGCATGGGAGAATGCGTCATGA
- the lspA gene encoding signal peptidase II, with protein sequence MVNFFTVRKWGIALAVLAFAIDMVTKQMALKAEPFKEVFIPGLVEWTLSFNRGVSFSFLGDMDGAMGELMPYKLSALAIVASLFFLWWMGQKGSIYLQLGLGLMMGGALGNMADRLNYGAVIDFISLRFGEYPFFICNGADIFISAGVGCILLDGFIEWRDKRRGITS encoded by the coding sequence ATGGTGAATTTTTTTACCGTACGTAAATGGGGCATAGCGCTTGCTGTGCTCGCATTTGCGATTGATATGGTGACAAAACAAATGGCGCTTAAAGCTGAACCGTTTAAAGAGGTCTTTATTCCAGGGCTTGTGGAGTGGACACTCTCTTTTAATAGAGGGGTTTCATTTAGCTTTCTTGGTGATATGGACGGGGCAATGGGTGAACTAATGCCTTATAAGCTTTCAGCGCTTGCTATTGTAGCAAGTTTATTCTTCCTATGGTGGATGGGGCAAAAAGGTTCTATTTACTTGCAGCTTGGCCTTGGTCTTATGATGGGTGGTGCACTTGGTAACATGGCGGATAGGCTGAACTATGGCGCTGTGATTGACTTCATTAGTCTGCGCTTTGGTGAATACCCATTCTTCATTTGTAATGGGGCAGATATTTTTATTAGTGCGGGTGTTGGTTGCATTCTGCTAGATGGTTTTATAGAATGGCGTGATAAACGGAGAGGAATAACTTCATGA
- a CDS encoding adenylyltransferase/cytidyltransferase family protein, whose protein sequence is MKKQAKIQRHFAPCAELKDGSVVAIGNFDGVHKGHQSVLKAAKALAEQENLPVVMMTFEPHPRRVLTPNAPGRITPFADKVRLASRNDVDIVSAVRFTKPYAGTSAETFMKEHLGKYLNAKHVVVGDDFAFGRGREGSAEAMQGVSASHGFTTHIVPAVKDMQGVEMASTLIREALESGDLNHAKSLLGYAPTLKLRFCEGVASLSRYTTIKNGEYLTRLLYSEGFHDNVELMRVVIKDGELAVLDFPPIDDAMPIVTLELLEKMN, encoded by the coding sequence GTTGTGGCGATTGGTAATTTTGATGGTGTTCATAAAGGACACCAATCCGTGTTAAAGGCTGCAAAGGCACTTGCGGAGCAGGAAAATTTGCCTGTTGTGATGATGACATTTGAACCTCATCCGCGCCGCGTGCTCACACCAAACGCACCAGGCCGTATTACACCGTTTGCTGATAAAGTGCGCCTTGCGAGTCGAAATGATGTGGATATTGTTTCTGCGGTGCGCTTTACAAAGCCATACGCAGGCACCTCTGCTGAAACTTTCATGAAAGAACATTTGGGCAAATACCTAAATGCGAAGCATGTGGTTGTTGGTGATGATTTCGCTTTTGGACGTGGTCGTGAAGGGTCGGCTGAGGCGATGCAGGGTGTAAGCGCATCGCATGGCTTTACCACGCACATTGTGCCAGCAGTCAAAGATATGCAGGGTGTGGAGATGGCTTCTACACTCATTCGTGAAGCACTTGAGAGTGGTGATCTGAACCATGCTAAAAGTCTGCTTGGCTACGCGCCAACGCTTAAACTACGTTTTTGTGAGGGAGTGGCTTCGCTTTCTCGCTATACAACTATAAAAAACGGTGAATATTTAACCCGTTTACTTTATAGTGAAGGCTTCCACGATAATGTGGAACTTATGAGAGTTGTAATTAAGGATGGGGAACTAGCAGTGCTAGACTTTCCGCCTATTGACGATGCGATGCCGATCGTCACATTAGAACTTCTCGAAAAAATGAACTAA